One Fusarium musae strain F31 chromosome 6, whole genome shotgun sequence DNA segment encodes these proteins:
- a CDS encoding hypothetical protein (EggNog:ENOG41): MPSFNNGHRIRKPYPRSRGLVQNKSFKPPLNINTSHRFEKFDTNNIFAHTHFSPTSSSRPNSQQEDTWLHVEQKDSVSFLMSSLNSAADDWECKDCSWQLRNLATKFYTQFHSNKKELPTSCPTGMATREPVSYRRGRHRDSSASSTMSMRSTSSMRSSVSSNLSGDVAYLRRCTLTKDRGQNGQTFYGVHQAHLDLSLGEAVSVHMRPTDQRHKLNKLGPGTIISAPFHSQNRDDKVSTTNYHTAVSGFGPIYSKYRKMITIEIWGDHAVCLPIYSYNGKGLENRGGMVDEYMDIRDIDDEEPEEGDTPHKPLVAIRSQEWPGKNTFICGRSVVKLSEKTTHHGFAKCSIEGSLEKAEFQRMYKAYLGLLQSKALDVFGKPVEATIIPNKA; encoded by the coding sequence ATGCCTTCATTCAACAACGGTCACCGCATTCGAAAGCCCTATCCTCGTAGTAGAGGTCTCGTGCAAAACAAAAGCTTCAAACCGCCATTGAACATCAATACTAGCCACCGGTTTGAGAAATTCGatactaataatatctttGCTCACACACACTTCTCGCCTACCTCAAGTAGCCGACCAAACAGTCAACAGGAAGACACATGGCTTCACGTTGAGCAGAAGGACTCTGTTTCGTTTCTCATGTCTTCACTTAACTCTGCGGCCGACGACTGGGAGTGTAAGGACTGTAGCTGGCAGCTTCGTAACCTGGCTACCAAGTTCTACACCCAATTCCACTCAAACAAAAAGGAGCTTCCTACGTCTTGTCCCACGGGAATGGCTACCCGAGAACCTGTGTCTTATCGACGAGGTCGTCATCGAGACTCAAGCGCCTCAAGCACCATGTCAATGCGCTCTACTTCCTCCATGAGAAGCTCGGTTTCTTCTAACCTTTCAGGCGACGTTGCGTATCTCAGACGATGTACGCTAACAAAAGACAGGGGACAGAACGGCCAAACGTTTTACGGGGTTCACCAGGCCCATCTTGATCTGAGCCTGGGAGAGGCTGTCAGCGTCCACATGCGCCCAACCGACCAGAGGCACAAACTCAACAAACTCGGGCCTGGTACCATCATCTCGGCCCCTTTCCACAGCCAGAACCGCGATGACAAGGTTTCAACGACCAACTATCACACAGCAGTCTCTGGCTTCGGCCCCATCTACTCCAAGTACCGCAAGATGATCACCATCGAGATCTGGGGAGATCATGCCGTTTGCCTGCCCATTTACAGTTACAACGGCAAAGGTCTCGAGAACCGTGGAGGCATGGTAGACGAGTATATGGACATTCGTGATATCGACGACGAGGAGCCTGAAGAAGGCGATACCCCCCACAAACCGCTCGTGGCTATCCGAAGTCAAGAATGGCCTGGTAAGAACACCTTCATCTGTGGTAGGTCAGTAGTCAAACTGTCCGAGAAAACCACGCACCATGGCTTCGCAAAGTGCTCAATCGAAGGATCCCTCGAGAAAGCAGAGTTCCAACGTATGTATAAAGCATACCTTGGGCTGCTGCAGTCAAAGGCGCTGGACGTCTTTGGCAAACCTGTTGAGGCTACAATTATACCAAACAAAGCATAA